From Alienimonas californiensis, a single genomic window includes:
- a CDS encoding ABC transporter permease, with translation MTTASLRSVLAAAGPALALVGIVAGFAFFDWQQDGESTFLTLRNLRVAIGDALPVAVAALGMTVIIAAGGIDLSAGTMLALCAVVLAAALKAGCSAGTAALLAVACGAACGALNGVLIASLGVVPFVVTLGTLGAFEGAAKIVADETTVRPGRDAIPDWLGRLTSIQGDSLVLGLPPGAWVLLVLALAVAAVLRLTVFGRHLYAVGSNEKTARLCGVSVGWTKVAVYALGGLLTGAAGVMQFAQLNAGNPTSGLGMELKIIAAVVIGGGSLAGGRGGAFGTLTGVAIVSAIESGGFQLGWSNPVQQIALGAIIVAAVAADRARARSGG, from the coding sequence CTCCGCTCCGTCCTCGCCGCCGCCGGGCCGGCCCTCGCCCTCGTCGGGATCGTGGCCGGGTTCGCGTTCTTCGACTGGCAGCAGGACGGCGAGTCGACCTTCCTCACGCTGCGCAACCTGCGGGTGGCGATCGGCGACGCCCTGCCGGTCGCGGTCGCGGCGTTGGGGATGACCGTCATCATCGCCGCCGGCGGCATCGACCTCTCCGCCGGGACCATGCTGGCCCTGTGCGCCGTCGTGCTGGCGGCCGCGTTGAAGGCGGGCTGCTCCGCGGGCACGGCGGCGCTGCTGGCGGTCGCCTGCGGGGCGGCCTGCGGGGCGTTGAACGGCGTGCTGATCGCCTCGCTGGGGGTGGTGCCGTTCGTCGTCACGCTCGGCACGCTGGGGGCCTTCGAGGGGGCGGCGAAGATCGTCGCCGACGAAACCACCGTCCGCCCGGGACGCGACGCCATCCCTGACTGGCTCGGCCGGCTCACCTCCATTCAGGGCGACTCGCTGGTCCTCGGACTGCCCCCCGGGGCGTGGGTCCTGCTGGTCCTAGCCCTCGCGGTCGCGGCCGTGTTGCGGCTGACGGTGTTCGGCCGGCACCTGTATGCGGTCGGGTCGAACGAGAAGACCGCCCGGCTGTGCGGGGTCTCCGTGGGTTGGACGAAGGTGGCGGTGTACGCCCTCGGCGGGCTGCTGACCGGGGCCGCGGGGGTGATGCAGTTCGCCCAACTGAACGCCGGCAACCCCACCAGCGGGCTGGGGATGGAACTGAAGATCATCGCCGCGGTGGTGATCGGCGGCGGCTCGCTGGCCGGCGGCCGCGGCGGGGCGTTCGGCACGCTGACGGGGGTGGCGATCGTCTCCGCGATTGAGAGCGGCGGCTTTCAACTCGGCTGGAGCAACCCGGTTCAACAGATCGCCCTGGGGGCGATCATCGTCGCCGCCGTCGCCGCCGACCGGGCCCGAGCCCGGTCTGGGGGATAA